The nucleotide sequence CGGGACACTGCACCAGCAGTTCGCGTCCGACCACCGCGTTGAAGTCCCGAACCAGCATCGGGTACGGGTGCGGGCCGGCGACGGTGCCGATGACATAGAAGGTGTCATCCACATTCGTCACCCAGTCGCGCAGGGCTTCATTGAGCGCATCCTTGAGCGTGCGCGTGCCCGAGTGCACCGGAATCACTTCTGCGCCCAGCAGCTTCATTCGGTAGACGTTGGGCGACTGTCGCTGGACATCTTCGGCGCCCATGTAAACCACGCACTTCAACCCCAGCCGCGCGGCGATGGTGGCCGAGGCAACGCCATGCTGCCCGGCGCCGGTCTCGGCAATGATGCGGGTCTTGCCCAGATGCTTGGCCAACAGGGCCTGGCCCACCGTGTTGTTGATCTTGTGGGCGCCGGTGTGATTCAGGTCTTCGCGCTTCAGCCAGATCTGCGCCCCGCCCCAGCGGGTGGTCAGGCGTTCAGCCGGATAGAGCGGACTCGGCCGCCCGACGTAATGCTTCAAATCGCGGTCGAGTTCGGCGCGAAACGCAGGATCGTCCTTGAGCGCGGCATAGGCTTCGGTCAGACGCGCCAGCGGCTCCATCAGGGTTTCGGCGACGAACTGCCCGCCGTAAGGGCCGAAATGGCCGCGGGCATCGGGATAGTCGTAGGACATGTCAGGACCGGTTGGGAGGTTGCGGCATCCGGCGGGCGTCTGCTTCGCGTACCGCCGCGACGAAGTCCGCCATTTTGCCGGAATCCTTGATCCCCGGTGCGGATTCAATGCCACTTGAGACATCCACCGCATATGGCCACGCCTGTGCGACGGCCTGCGCGACGTTGCCGGCATCAAGGCCACCGGCGACAAACAGCGGGCGCCCGATGTCGGTTCGCGCCCGCGCCCAGTCGAAGGCCTGGCCACTTCCACCCATTTCACCGGGGGCATGACCGTCGAGCAGCAGTGCTGCGGCACCCGGATGCGCGGCCGCTTCCGCCACCAGATCGATCGCGGTATCGCGCATCGCCACGGCACGCAGGTATGGCGTGTTCCAGCGGCCACAGAAATCCGCCGTCTCACGTCCATGGAACTGCAGCCAGTCCGGGCGGAACTGCGACAGCGCCGCCGCCACGTCAGCGTCGCTGGCATCCTTGAACAAGGCCACACTGGCCACCCCGGGGGGCAGTCGTTGTCGCAAACTTTCAGCGTGATCGGCAGTGACGTACCGGGGGCTTGCGGGAACCAGCACGAAGCCGACCAGATCGACGCCCAACAACACCGCCGCATCAACATCGGCCGCGCGGGTCATGCCACAAAACTTGATGCGGGTCCGGTAGGGGCCGGCGGGGAGGCTCATGCGGTCGGAAACCAGGGCGTGGGCGGTGGCGGAAGGTCGAATTCCGCCGCGTAACGAGGGCCGACGAAGTATAAGCCGTCAGCCGCGGCGGTCATGCCGGCAAGCCGCCGGTCGCGCGCTGCCAGCACTGCCGCGACCCAAGAAACCGGTTGCCGGCCGTACCCGACTTCCGCCAGCGTGCCGACGATGTTGCGAACCATATGGTGGAGGAAGGCATTGCCGCCGACATCAACCAGCACGAAGTCACCCTGACGGCGAACGCTGACGGTTTCCAGGCGCCGCACCGGCGAGGGCGCCTGGCACTGCGAATCGCGAAAGCTGCTGAAGTCGTGTTCGCCCAGCAGCGCCTGTGCAGCCTCGGCCATGGCCTCGACATCCAGCGGACGCAGCAACCAGGTCGCGCGGCGGGCCAGCAGGGCGCTGCGGGTGCGCCGGTTGTGGATGACGTAGCGGTAGTCGCGACGAATGGCACCGAAACGGGCATGGAACGCCGCCGGCACCGGTTGTACCCAGCGCAGGCTGATGTCCTCCGGCAACAGGCTGTTGACGCCAAACAACCAGCTGTCGGCGCGACGCGGGGCGGCGCTGTCGAAATGCACCACCTGCTGCAGGGCGTGCACCCCGGCATCGGTGCGACCGGCGGTGATGACCGCCACCGGTGCATCGGCAACCGTCGACAGGGCCGCTTCGAGGGTGCCCTGAACCGTCGCCCGGCCGGGCAGCGACTGCCAGCCCGAATAGGCGGTGCCCTGATACTCCACCCCCGCAGCCCAGCGGGTCAGCGTGGCCATGTCAGCACCGCCAGCAGCAGCAACAACAACAGCAGCCATTCCGAGCGCGCGGGAACTGCACACCCGACGGCAGTGGCGTCGTCGTCTGGAGGCTGCTGCTCGAGGCCGGCAATCCAGGCCGACGCCAACGCCAGGCCGCCCTGCCCGTCGGCCCGTAGCGCCCGATAGCGGGCTTCGACGCCGTCGAGCGCGGCCAGCGTCAAGGCCAACCGGCGGGTAAAGCGTTCGGTCGGCACCCGGCACATCCGCAGCGGTCGCAGCAGTTGATCAAACGCGCCGACCAGCTGCGGCACCGGCGTGGTTGCCATCAGCCAGTAGACCGCAGTGACCAGGCTGAGCAGCACCAACACCCGTCGGCTCCCTTCCAGCAGGCCTTCGTGGCTGAAGCCCGGGGTCCAGACGGTCAAGGGTTCGCCGGGGGTAAACCCCAGATAGAGCACCAGGATTGACAGCAGTAGCCACCGCAAACGGCCGATGCCGAACCACAGCCGCGGTAGCGCTGCCGGGCTACTGTGGCGATAGCCGGCGAGCAGCAACAGCGTCAGCACCGTCAGGTCAGGCAGCGGTAGCCCACCCAGGGACGGCGCCACGATCAGCAGCGCCAACAGCCGGGTCAGCGGCTGCAGACCCCGGGTCCGTGCCGCGCCATCAGCCAAGGCGCGAAATCAACGCCCGGGCGTCGGACTTCTGGGCCTCGCTGCCCTGGGCCAGCACCTCGTCGAGCAGCACGCGGGCCATCTCGTTGTCACCCATGTCGACATAGGCTCGCGCCAGATCAAGCTTGGTGCCGGCCTCGTCACCGGAAGAGATGACATCGCTGTCGGATTCAAGCTCGAAATCATCCAGCTTGAATTCCTCGATGGTGGCGCTGTCGACTTCAATTCCATCGTCGCCGCCTTCCGCAGCGGGCTCGACACCGAGGTCGAATTCGGCCAGGTCCAGTTCCAGGGGGACCGACGCGGCATCGCCTGCATTGGCGATGTCGGATGCGGGCGGCGGCGTTTCGGCTGGCGGCTCGGTATCGAGCTCCGGCAAGGACAGACCATCGCCGGGCACGTCGGCCACGGGGGCATCGACCGGCGATTCAACCGACAGCAGCGATTCGTCTGCGCTCTCCGGGCTCGACGGCGGCGGCGATGCCAGTGTGTCGTCTGCGCCGAAGTCATCGAGCCGGAACTCGAGCGAGTTGTCGGAAACGGATTCGGTGTCGTCGCCGGCGGCGGCCGGCGCATCAGCGCGGTTCTCATCCGACAGGTCGAGCGCGGGTGTCGACGCCATCACGGCATCAATATCGTCGAGCTGGAAGTCCAGCACGTTGTCCCCCGGTGGGGCTTCCGCCGGTTGCGGTTCCGACGTGGCGGCGGCGCCCGGCGTGGCAGGTGTGTCGAATTCGAGATTGAAATCGACCTCATTGTCGGTGGCGGCGACGGTGTTGTCGCCCGCGGCGGAGGTCTCCTCGACGTCATCGAAGCTGAGGTCGAGATCGGCCGACAGGGCACCATCATCGGTGCTTCCGGCATCGGCGAACAGCGACGAATCCGGCGCGATCTGGCTGCCGAACAGGGCCAGCTTTTGCCAATCGGCCGGTGAGACGTGTGGTCGCGCCGCCTCGGCGGCCTCGACAAACTCCAACGGCCGCCCGGCCGCGAAGTACACCTCGGCCAATTTGGCATGCAGGGCCCCATCGTCTGGTGCCTTTTCCAGCGCTGCCTTCAGGGTCAGGGCGGCTTCGTCATACAGGCCGTAGGCCAAATGAATATCGGCTTCGGCAACCGGGTCCTGCGCGTTCAGATCGATCTGGACGGTATCAACCGAAAACTGGGCGGTGGCCTCGAAGTCGGTGGTCTCCGGA is from Flagellatimonas centrodinii and encodes:
- the trpB gene encoding tryptophan synthase subunit beta; amino-acid sequence: MSYDYPDARGHFGPYGGQFVAETLMEPLARLTEAYAALKDDPAFRAELDRDLKHYVGRPSPLYPAERLTTRWGGAQIWLKREDLNHTGAHKINNTVGQALLAKHLGKTRIIAETGAGQHGVASATIAARLGLKCVVYMGAEDVQRQSPNVYRMKLLGAEVIPVHSGTRTLKDALNEALRDWVTNVDDTFYVIGTVAGPHPYPMLVRDFNAVVGRELLVQCPEQIGRLPDAMVACVGGGSNAIGMFHPLIPHAEVALYGVEAGGHGIDTPDHAAPLSAGRPGVLHGNKTYVMSDADGQIIGTHSVSAGLDYPGVGPEHAWLKDTGRVTYTAINDDDALAAFHELTRVEGIIPALESAHAVAYAKVLAATMRPDQHIVINLSGRGDKDIFTVARMDGIELT
- a CDS encoding phosphoribosylanthranilate isomerase, translating into MSLPAGPYRTRIKFCGMTRAADVDAAVLLGVDLVGFVLVPASPRYVTADHAESLRQRLPPGVASVALFKDASDADVAAALSQFRPDWLQFHGRETADFCGRWNTPYLRAVAMRDTAIDLVAEAAAHPGAAALLLDGHAPGEMGGSGQAFDWARARTDIGRPLFVAGGLDAGNVAQAVAQAWPYAVDVSSGIESAPGIKDSGKMADFVAAVREADARRMPQPPNRS
- the truA gene encoding tRNA pseudouridine(38-40) synthase TruA — its product is MATLTRWAAGVEYQGTAYSGWQSLPGRATVQGTLEAALSTVADAPVAVITAGRTDAGVHALQQVVHFDSAAPRRADSWLFGVNSLLPEDISLRWVQPVPAAFHARFGAIRRDYRYVIHNRRTRSALLARRATWLLRPLDVEAMAEAAQALLGEHDFSSFRDSQCQAPSPVRRLETVSVRRQGDFVLVDVGGNAFLHHMVRNIVGTLAEVGYGRQPVSWVAAVLAARDRRLAGMTAAADGLYFVGPRYAAEFDLPPPPTPWFPTA
- a CDS encoding energy-coupling factor transporter transmembrane protein EcfT; the encoded protein is MADGAARTRGLQPLTRLLALLIVAPSLGGLPLPDLTVLTLLLLAGYRHSSPAALPRLWFGIGRLRWLLLSILVLYLGFTPGEPLTVWTPGFSHEGLLEGSRRVLVLLSLVTAVYWLMATTPVPQLVGAFDQLLRPLRMCRVPTERFTRRLALTLAALDGVEARYRALRADGQGGLALASAWIAGLEQQPPDDDATAVGCAVPARSEWLLLLLLLLAVLTWPR